In Trifolium pratense cultivar HEN17-A07 linkage group LG7, ARS_RC_1.1, whole genome shotgun sequence, a genomic segment contains:
- the LOC123899606 gene encoding NAD(P)H dehydrogenase (quinone) FQR1 isoform X1 → MAVKLYIVYYSMYGHVEKLAEEIKKGAASVEGVEAKLWQVPETLDEEVLGKMSAPPKSDVQIITPDELAEADGFVFGFPTRFGMMAAQFKAFLDATGGLWRTQKLAGKPAGIFYSTGSQGGGQETTALTAITQLVHHGMIFVPIGYTFGAGMFEMEQVKGGSPYGAGTYAGDGSRQPSELELKQAFHQGKYLATITKKLKETA, encoded by the exons ATGGCTGTCAAACTTTACATTGT GTACTACTCCATGTATGGACATGTGGAGAAACTAGCAGAAGAAATAAAGAAAGGAGCTGCTTCTGTGGAAGGCGTTGAGGCCAAATTATGGCAG GTACCTGAGACACTGGATGAGGAAGTGCTAGGTAAGATGAGTGCACCACCGAAGAGTGATGTACAAATCATCACCCCAGATGAACTCGCTGAGGCtgatggttttgtgtttggaTTCCCAACAAGATTTGGAATGATGGCTGCTCAATTCAAAGCTTTTCTAGATGCTACCGGTGGTTTATGGAGAACACAAAAGCTTGCAGGCAAGCCTGCCGGAATCTTCTACAGCACCGGTTCTCAAGGCGGCGGACAAGAGACTACAGC GCTTACCGCTATTACTCAGCTGGTTCACCATGGAATGATATTTGTCCCAATCGGTTATACATTCGGAGCTGGCATGTTTGAGATGGAGCAAGTGAAAGGTGGAAGTCCATATGGTGCAGGAACATATGCCGGAGACGGCTCGAGACAGCCAAGTGAGCTTGAACTGAAGCAAGCATTCCATCAAGGGAAATATCTTGCCACCATCACAAAGAAACTCAAAGAAACTGCCTAA
- the LOC123899606 gene encoding NAD(P)H dehydrogenase (quinone) FQR1 isoform X2 translates to MYGHVEKLAEEIKKGAASVEGVEAKLWQVPETLDEEVLGKMSAPPKSDVQIITPDELAEADGFVFGFPTRFGMMAAQFKAFLDATGGLWRTQKLAGKPAGIFYSTGSQGGGQETTALTAITQLVHHGMIFVPIGYTFGAGMFEMEQVKGGSPYGAGTYAGDGSRQPSELELKQAFHQGKYLATITKKLKETA, encoded by the exons ATGTATGGACATGTGGAGAAACTAGCAGAAGAAATAAAGAAAGGAGCTGCTTCTGTGGAAGGCGTTGAGGCCAAATTATGGCAG GTACCTGAGACACTGGATGAGGAAGTGCTAGGTAAGATGAGTGCACCACCGAAGAGTGATGTACAAATCATCACCCCAGATGAACTCGCTGAGGCtgatggttttgtgtttggaTTCCCAACAAGATTTGGAATGATGGCTGCTCAATTCAAAGCTTTTCTAGATGCTACCGGTGGTTTATGGAGAACACAAAAGCTTGCAGGCAAGCCTGCCGGAATCTTCTACAGCACCGGTTCTCAAGGCGGCGGACAAGAGACTACAGC GCTTACCGCTATTACTCAGCTGGTTCACCATGGAATGATATTTGTCCCAATCGGTTATACATTCGGAGCTGGCATGTTTGAGATGGAGCAAGTGAAAGGTGGAAGTCCATATGGTGCAGGAACATATGCCGGAGACGGCTCGAGACAGCCAAGTGAGCTTGAACTGAAGCAAGCATTCCATCAAGGGAAATATCTTGCCACCATCACAAAGAAACTCAAAGAAACTGCCTAA